The proteins below come from a single Clostridia bacterium genomic window:
- the uvrB gene encoding excinuclease ABC subunit UvrB — MFELVSSYKPAGDQPEAIAQLTEGLKDGYVGQTLLGVTGSGKTYTIANVIANINRPTLVLAHNKTLAAQLCTEFKEFFPNNAVEYFVSYYDYYQPEAYIAQTDTFIEKDASINDEIDKLRHSATAALFERRDVIIVASVSCIYGLGDPEDYIKMGLSLRTGMRREREDIIAKLVDMRYERNDIDFSRGKFRVRGDVIEVFPVNSNESSIRIELFGDEIDRLCEINVVTGEVTGVRNHVAIFPKSHYATTQEKMDRAIVNIEKELEERIKFFQDNNKLLEAQRIEQRTRYDIEMMQETGFCQGIENYSRHISGRATGSAPYTLLDYFPDDFLLVIDEAHVTVPQVRAMFAGDRSRKDSLVEYGFRLPSAYDNRPLTFNEFEQRIGQTIFVSATPAQYEREHSEQIIEQVIRPTGLLDPEIEVVKTKGQIDHLLSEIHNRTEKKQRVLVTTLTKRMAESLTTFLEEAGVRVRYLHSDVKTIERMEIVRDLRLGEFDVLVGINLLREGLDIPEVSLVAILDADKEGFLRSETSLVQTIGRAARNAEGKVIMYADEITDSMRRAIDETNRRRKMQIEFNEKHGIVPKTIVKDVREIIEATAAPIVPTEKVDPKDKEKVIKQLTEQMREAAKNLQFERAAMLRDKIQELNADGV; from the coding sequence ATGTTTGAACTGGTATCATCCTATAAGCCTGCAGGCGATCAGCCTGAGGCGATTGCACAGCTTACAGAAGGCTTAAAAGACGGCTATGTGGGTCAGACCTTGCTGGGTGTAACCGGCTCGGGAAAAACCTATACAATTGCAAATGTCATTGCAAACATCAACCGTCCCACTTTGGTGCTTGCACACAATAAAACCTTGGCGGCACAGCTTTGCACGGAATTTAAGGAGTTCTTTCCCAACAACGCGGTAGAATACTTTGTTTCGTACTACGATTATTATCAGCCCGAGGCTTACATTGCGCAAACCGATACCTTTATCGAAAAGGACGCGTCCATCAATGACGAAATCGATAAGCTACGCCACAGTGCTACGGCTGCTCTGTTTGAACGCAGAGATGTCATTATTGTGGCATCGGTTTCTTGTATTTACGGCTTGGGTGACCCGGAGGATTATATCAAAATGGGTCTTTCGTTGCGCACAGGCATGCGGCGGGAGAGAGAGGACATTATCGCAAAGCTTGTGGATATGCGCTACGAGCGGAATGACATTGATTTTTCCCGAGGTAAATTTCGTGTGCGCGGAGATGTTATTGAAGTGTTCCCCGTAAATTCCAACGAAAGCTCCATACGCATTGAGCTGTTCGGGGACGAAATTGACCGTCTTTGTGAAATCAATGTGGTAACGGGCGAAGTGACGGGCGTGCGGAATCACGTTGCCATTTTCCCGAAATCCCACTATGCGACCACTCAGGAAAAGATGGACAGAGCAATTGTAAATATTGAAAAAGAATTAGAAGAACGCATTAAATTCTTTCAGGACAATAACAAGCTTTTAGAGGCGCAGCGTATTGAACAGCGTACGCGTTATGATATTGAAATGATGCAGGAAACGGGTTTTTGTCAGGGAATCGAAAACTATTCAAGGCACATCAGCGGAAGAGCGACCGGCTCTGCCCCCTATACCCTGTTAGACTATTTCCCCGATGATTTTCTGCTTGTCATTGACGAGGCACATGTAACCGTACCGCAGGTGCGTGCCATGTTTGCAGGTGACCGCTCCAGAAAGGATTCGCTTGTGGAATACGGGTTTCGTCTGCCCTCGGCGTACGACAACCGTCCGCTTACCTTTAACGAATTTGAACAGAGAATCGGACAGACCATATTTGTAAGTGCAACTCCTGCCCAGTACGAACGGGAGCATTCCGAGCAGATTATTGAGCAGGTTATCCGTCCCACGGGACTTTTAGACCCCGAGATAGAAGTGGTTAAAACCAAAGGACAGATTGACCATCTGCTTTCCGAAATACACAATCGAACCGAGAAAAAGCAAAGGGTGCTTGTAACAACCCTCACCAAGCGCATGGCAGAAAGTCTTACCACTTTCCTGGAAGAGGCAGGCGTTCGGGTGCGTTATCTGCACTCGGATGTCAAGACTATAGAGCGCATGGAAATTGTGCGCGATTTACGTCTTGGCGAATTTGATGTTTTGGTGGGTATCAACCTTTTGCGCGAGGGCTTAGATATTCCCGAGGTGTCCTTAGTTGCAATTTTGGATGCAGACAAGGAAGGCTTCTTGCGAAGCGAAACCTCGCTGGTACAAACCATTGGCCGTGCGGCACGAAATGCCGAGGGTAAGGTGATTATGTATGCAGACGAAATCACAGACAGTATGCGCCGTGCGATTGATGAAACCAATCGCCGACGTAAGATGCAGATTGAATTTAATGAAAAGCACGGTATCGTGCCCAAAACGATTGTAAAGGATGTCCGCGAAATTATCGAAGCCACCGCGGCACCCATTGTGCCGACCGAAAAGGTGGACCCGAAGGACAAGGAAAAAGTAATCAAACAATTGACAGAGCAAATGCGCGAAGCGGCGAAGAATTTGCAGTTCGAGCGTGCCGCAATGTTGCGTGACAAGATACAGGAGTTGAATGCAGATGGCGTTTAA
- a CDS encoding YgjV family protein codes for MPYIIAQIFGTMAIVSSLIIYSRKTKDQLIFFKSLQDLFWVAHYLLISAYSAAATNGLCFVREFVFSHIKNKKYDKILLAVFLCLYLLSACFTWKNIFSIFPAVSSSVSTVAFWVKNPRSTKKLSIVAASCTLLYNIMLAQSVSVYVGVAFTICTSVFSLLKKEQ; via the coding sequence ATGCCATATATAATTGCACAGATTTTCGGTACAATGGCGATTGTGTCATCGCTGATTATTTATTCCAGAAAAACCAAAGACCAGCTGATATTTTTTAAATCCTTACAGGATTTATTCTGGGTTGCACACTATTTGCTGATATCTGCATATTCTGCGGCGGCAACAAACGGACTTTGCTTTGTAAGAGAGTTTGTGTTCAGCCATATAAAAAACAAAAAATATGATAAAATTCTGCTTGCTGTTTTTCTTTGCTTATATCTTCTGTCGGCTTGCTTTACCTGGAAAAATATTTTTAGTATTTTCCCTGCGGTAAGCTCATCTGTATCCACGGTTGCATTCTGGGTGAAAAATCCGCGGAGCACCAAAAAGCTGTCTATTGTGGCGGCAAGCTGTACACTTTTGTATAACATCATGCTTGCACAATCTGTTTCGGTGTATGTGGGTGTCGCATTTACTATTTGTACCTCTGTCTTTTCTCTTTTGAAAAAAGAACAATAA